Proteins encoded in a region of the Mesoflavibacter profundi genome:
- a CDS encoding LUD domain-containing protein produces MSLFRKLFSSKSEKNKEDIKSTERGKYMPKEELPIDESFTINFKKNGGKFLYCDSLDEVYDNLNNIILENNWEDDKVFFYDKNLEDKFKSSQLNVGSSLSQCTYFITTCENLIANDGSLLVSSNQLAEKKLNEFPNNVIVYATTSQIVPNISEGLREIKSKNPNKIPTNITTIKHFKLQEEKDFLSYGSSSKNLYLLLLEDL; encoded by the coding sequence ATGAGTCTTTTTAGAAAGTTATTTAGTTCTAAATCTGAAAAGAATAAAGAAGATATAAAATCCACCGAAAGAGGCAAATACATGCCAAAAGAGGAACTACCAATAGATGAAAGTTTTACAATAAACTTCAAAAAAAATGGTGGTAAGTTTTTGTATTGCGATTCTTTAGACGAAGTGTACGACAACTTGAACAATATTATACTAGAAAATAACTGGGAAGACGATAAGGTATTTTTCTACGATAAAAATTTAGAAGATAAGTTTAAAAGCTCTCAACTTAATGTAGGCAGTTCACTATCACAATGCACTTATTTTATTACAACTTGTGAAAATTTAATTGCAAACGATGGATCCTTACTTGTTAGCTCTAATCAATTAGCCGAAAAAAAATTAAACGAATTTCCTAACAACGTTATTGTTTACGCTACAACTAGTCAAATTGTACCTAACATTAGTGAAGGATTAAGGGAAATTAAAAGTAAGAATCCTAATAAGATACCTACAAACATTACTACAATAAAACATTTTAAACTTCAAGAGGAAAAAGACTTTTTATCCTACGGAAGCAGTTCAAAAAACTTATATTTGTTGCTGTTAGAAGACCTATAG
- a CDS encoding phosphatidate cytidylyltransferase, which yields MSETLTRGLSGLLYITLLILSLFNQHAFVVLFYIFGMICMAEFCKLIQLKSYYPYIIFTIMYFVFGYWQFVMNSQKGLTEATQILQVLTIFVQLLLIKDLFSEKRIPLFSSKRYIITTFYLASGFIFLVLIGRHGKEFNPVLVLGAFILVWVNDTFAYLVGKNFGKQKLFPSISPKKTVEGFLGGLFFATVASYFIFIFTNNELTFTSWLILSIIVSVMGTIGDLIESKIKRQANVKDSGVIMPGHGGLLDRFDSIIFAAPFIYLFLRILNYVS from the coding sequence ATGAGCGAAACACTAACCAGAGGATTATCTGGGCTTTTATATATAACGTTACTAATACTGTCGTTGTTTAATCAACATGCGTTTGTTGTATTATTCTATATTTTTGGAATGATATGCATGGCAGAGTTTTGTAAACTTATTCAACTTAAAAGCTATTACCCTTACATTATATTCACTATTATGTATTTTGTATTCGGGTATTGGCAATTTGTTATGAATTCTCAAAAAGGATTAACAGAAGCAACTCAAATACTTCAAGTCCTTACTATTTTTGTTCAACTATTACTGATTAAAGATCTTTTTTCAGAAAAAAGAATTCCGTTATTTAGTTCAAAAAGGTACATTATAACCACTTTTTACCTTGCAAGTGGTTTTATATTTTTAGTTTTAATAGGAAGACATGGTAAAGAGTTTAATCCTGTACTTGTCTTAGGTGCATTTATTTTAGTTTGGGTTAATGATACCTTTGCTTATTTAGTTGGTAAAAATTTTGGTAAACAAAAATTGTTTCCAAGTATTTCTCCTAAGAAAACAGTTGAAGGATTTTTAGGTGGATTATTTTTTGCCACAGTTGCTAGCTATTTTATTTTTATTTTTACAAATAACGAATTAACATTTACAAGTTGGCTTATTTTAAGTATAATTGTAAGCGTTATGGGTACTATAGGCGATCTTATAGAATCTAAAATTAAAAGACAAGCAAATGTTAAAGATAGCGGTGTTATTATGCCTGGTCATGGTGGATTATTAGATCGGTTTGACAGTATAATTTTTGCAGCACCATTTATTTATTTATTCTTAAGAATTTTAAATTATGTTTCATAA
- a CDS encoding biotin--[acetyl-CoA-carboxylase] ligase: MRIIKLNATDSTNLFLRSLSLDTTLTDFTVVVAKHQTNGRGQMGTVWNTQDAKNLTFSVFKRFDSFNLNLQFAISMIVSLSVVSALNKLNIPKVRIKWPNDILSANNKICGILIENIIKQTDVAGSIIGIGLNVNQTDFKDLPQASSLQNIIGKHFDLDEVLHLIIEQLKFYFELFDQSGFDNLKALYQSQLFRKDKPSTFSNEEGLFTGIIKGVTKEGLLKVQIEDLIIKYFDLKAVKLLY; encoded by the coding sequence ATGCGTATAATCAAACTTAATGCCACCGATTCTACAAATTTATTTTTACGTAGTTTATCTTTAGATACAACTTTAACAGATTTTACTGTTGTTGTAGCAAAACACCAAACTAATGGTCGCGGTCAAATGGGAACTGTTTGGAATACGCAAGATGCTAAAAACCTTACCTTTAGTGTGTTTAAGCGTTTTGATAGTTTTAACTTAAATCTGCAATTTGCTATAAGTATGATTGTAAGTTTATCTGTGGTTAGTGCGTTAAATAAACTTAATATTCCTAAAGTAAGAATAAAGTGGCCAAACGACATTTTGTCAGCTAACAATAAAATTTGTGGTATTTTAATTGAAAATATTATTAAACAAACAGATGTAGCTGGTAGTATAATTGGCATTGGGTTAAATGTAAATCAAACAGATTTTAAAGATTTACCACAAGCATCTTCTTTACAAAACATAATAGGAAAACATTTTGACTTGGATGAAGTGTTACATCTAATTATAGAACAACTAAAGTTTTATTTTGAATTATTTGATCAATCTGGATTTGATAATTTAAAAGCTTTATATCAATCACAATTGTTTAGAAAAGATAAACCTTCTACATTTTCTAATGAAGAAGGTTTATTTACAGGTATAATTAAAGGAGTTACTAAAGAAGGACTTTTAAAAGTCCAAATAGAAGACCTAATTATAAAGTATTTTGATTTAAAAGCTGTTAAGCTACTGTACTAA
- the rsfS gene encoding ribosome silencing factor — protein sequence MAKKESNSDLLITSIISGIEDVKGKEINILDLREIENTVCDYFVICEGTSNTQVNAIVNSIQKKVSKTLQDKPWHVEGEDNAEWVLIDYVNVVVHVFQKHIREYYDIESLWGDAKVTAIQTNY from the coding sequence ATGGCGAAAAAAGAATCTAACTCAGATCTGCTTATCACTTCTATCATAAGCGGTATTGAAGATGTAAAAGGAAAAGAAATAAATATTCTAGATCTTAGAGAAATAGAAAACACTGTATGTGACTATTTTGTTATTTGTGAAGGTACATCTAACACACAAGTTAACGCCATAGTTAATTCCATTCAAAAAAAAGTAAGCAAAACTCTACAGGACAAACCTTGGCATGTCGAAGGTGAAGATAATGCCGAATGGGTTTTAATAGATTACGTTAACGTTGTTGTTCACGTATTTCAAAAACACATAAGAGAATATTACGATATAGAAAGTCTTTGGGGAGACGCCAAAGTAACTGCTATACAAACTAATTATTAA
- the ftsH gene encoding ATP-dependent zinc metalloprotease FtsH, with the protein MANNNNKKAIPPKKPKFNPYWIYAGLFVFFIGLQFFGSDSLNSANKTSPAQFFEYLKNGDVKKVDIIKNTRVAKVYLTKEAQEKEEHKKSKPTSLFGDSQNVPNYSFEFGDLQNFEKELDQIKKANNVTTTVEFKTETNAWGELLFSLLPFILLIGVWIFIMRRMSSGAGGGAGGQIFNIGKSKAKLFDEKTDVKTSFKDVAGLEGAKEEVQEIVDFLKNPEKYTSLGGKIPKGALLVGPPGTGKTLLAKAVAGEAKVPFFSLSGSDFVEMFVGVGASRVRDLFKQAKEKSPSIIFIDEIDAIGRARGKNAMSGSNDERENTLNQLLTEMDGFGTNTNVIVLAATNRADILDKALMRAGRFDRQIFVDLPDVRERKEIFEVHLRPLKKAEGLDLDFLSKQTPGFSGADIANVCNEAALIAARNNKKAVDKQDFLDAVDRIIGGLEKKNKIVTPEEKRAIAFHEAGHATVSWMLEHAAPLVKVTIVPRGRSLGAAWYLPEERLIVRPEQMLDEMCAALGGRAAEKVIFNKISTGALSDLEKVTKQARAMVTVYGLSDKVGNLTYYDSSGQNEYGFSKPYSEQTAELIDKEISDIIEKQYARAIQLLEENKDKLTELAEVLLEKEVIFKDNLEKIFGERNFKKEVHLTDQIKEEEE; encoded by the coding sequence ATGGCAAATAATAACAACAAAAAAGCTATCCCTCCAAAAAAACCAAAGTTTAATCCGTACTGGATTTATGCTGGTTTATTCGTATTTTTTATTGGATTACAATTTTTTGGTAGCGACTCTTTAAACAGTGCTAACAAAACATCTCCTGCTCAATTTTTCGAGTATTTAAAAAACGGTGACGTTAAAAAAGTAGACATCATAAAAAATACAAGAGTTGCTAAAGTATATCTTACTAAAGAAGCTCAAGAAAAAGAAGAACATAAAAAATCTAAACCAACGTCTTTATTTGGTGATTCTCAAAACGTACCAAACTATTCTTTTGAATTTGGTGACTTACAAAATTTTGAAAAAGAATTAGACCAAATTAAAAAGGCAAATAATGTAACCACAACGGTAGAATTTAAAACAGAAACTAACGCTTGGGGCGAGTTACTATTTAGCCTACTACCTTTTATATTATTAATTGGTGTATGGATTTTTATTATGAGACGTATGTCTTCTGGAGCTGGTGGCGGCGCTGGCGGACAGATTTTTAACATAGGAAAATCTAAAGCAAAATTATTTGACGAAAAAACCGATGTTAAAACATCGTTTAAAGATGTAGCTGGTTTAGAAGGTGCTAAAGAAGAAGTACAAGAAATTGTAGACTTCCTAAAAAACCCAGAAAAATACACCTCTTTAGGAGGTAAAATACCTAAAGGAGCATTATTAGTTGGTCCTCCAGGAACAGGAAAAACATTATTAGCAAAAGCAGTTGCTGGAGAAGCTAAAGTACCTTTTTTCTCTTTATCAGGATCAGACTTTGTAGAAATGTTTGTTGGTGTTGGTGCATCTCGTGTTCGTGACTTATTTAAGCAGGCAAAAGAAAAATCGCCTTCAATTATATTTATTGATGAAATAGATGCTATTGGTCGTGCAAGAGGTAAAAACGCAATGTCAGGAAGTAACGACGAGCGTGAAAATACACTTAACCAATTACTAACAGAAATGGATGGTTTTGGCACAAATACAAACGTAATTGTACTTGCAGCAACCAACCGTGCAGATATTTTAGATAAAGCGTTAATGCGTGCTGGACGTTTTGATAGACAAATATTTGTAGATCTACCAGACGTAAGAGAACGTAAAGAAATATTTGAAGTTCACTTAAGACCTCTTAAAAAAGCAGAAGGCTTAGACCTTGACTTTTTATCTAAACAAACACCAGGTTTTTCTGGAGCAGATATTGCAAACGTTTGTAACGAAGCCGCTTTAATAGCTGCAAGAAATAATAAAAAGGCTGTTGATAAACAAGACTTTTTGGATGCTGTAGACAGAATAATTGGTGGATTAGAAAAGAAAAATAAAATCGTTACTCCAGAAGAAAAACGTGCTATTGCTTTTCATGAAGCTGGTCACGCAACTGTAAGTTGGATGTTGGAGCATGCTGCTCCGTTAGTAAAAGTAACCATTGTACCTCGTGGAAGATCTTTAGGTGCTGCTTGGTATTTACCAGAAGAAAGACTTATTGTTAGACCAGAACAAATGCTAGACGAAATGTGTGCTGCTTTAGGTGGTCGTGCTGCAGAAAAAGTAATTTTTAATAAAATATCTACAGGAGCATTAAGCGATTTAGAAAAAGTAACAAAACAAGCTAGAGCAATGGTTACTGTTTATGGTTTAAGTGATAAAGTAGGTAATTTAACATACTACGATTCTTCAGGACAAAATGAATATGGTTTCTCTAAACCATACAGTGAACAAACTGCAGAGCTTATAGATAAAGAAATCTCTGATATTATAGAAAAACAATACGCAAGAGCAATTCAACTACTTGAAGAAAATAAAGATAAATTAACCGAATTAGCTGAAGTGTTATTAGAAAAAGAAGTTATTTTCAAAGACAACTTAGAAAAGATTTTTGGAGAAAGAAACTTTAAAAAAGAAGTTCATCTTACAGATCAAATAAAGGAAGAAGAAGAATAA
- a CDS encoding orotate phosphoribosyltransferase — translation MKLESPKVSVNKSAQNTFEFLSDVKNFKSLMPENISKFEILGEDKFLFALKGMPEIVLKKKETTPPNQIVLGAAGGKIDFSLIGNISEIDENTSEVQLVFEGQFNAMMAMMIKGPINKFIETLATNMPTAISTVA, via the coding sequence ATGAAATTAGAATCCCCAAAAGTAAGCGTAAATAAGTCTGCTCAAAATACATTTGAATTTTTAAGTGATGTAAAAAACTTCAAATCTTTAATGCCAGAAAACATTAGTAAATTTGAAATTTTAGGAGAAGATAAATTTTTATTTGCTTTAAAAGGAATGCCAGAAATTGTTCTTAAGAAAAAAGAAACAACGCCACCAAATCAAATAGTATTAGGTGCTGCTGGCGGAAAAATAGACTTTTCTTTGATTGGCAATATCTCTGAAATTGATGAAAACACTAGCGAAGTGCAATTAGTGTTTGAAGGACAATTTAATGCTATGATGGCTATGATGATAAAAGGACCTATCAATAAATTTATAGAAACGTTAGCCACTAATATGCCAACTGCGATTAGTACAGTAGCTTAA